The following are from one region of the Hymenobacter radiodurans genome:
- a CDS encoding DUF6702 family protein has translation MRQLLVFCALCLLSVAAMAHAYHASIMDVQYNTKKQQLEVALKVFTDDFEKGLSAGQPSAVTFDKLSPAQVSSLTTALLQRSVAFGTKPSETLPLRFVGVEKDKDAHWVYFSVKMPPKPATTIYLRHRLLLDTFQDQMNIVNLEGGGKKQSALFRAGNDEQQLRF, from the coding sequence ATGCGTCAACTACTTGTTTTCTGCGCTTTGTGCCTGCTTAGTGTCGCTGCCATGGCGCATGCGTACCACGCGAGCATCATGGACGTGCAGTACAATACGAAAAAGCAGCAGCTGGAAGTAGCGCTGAAAGTTTTTACCGATGATTTTGAGAAAGGCTTGAGCGCCGGCCAGCCCAGTGCCGTCACTTTCGACAAGCTTTCCCCAGCTCAGGTTTCCAGCCTTACCACGGCTTTGCTGCAGCGCTCGGTGGCCTTTGGTACGAAGCCCAGCGAAACCTTGCCGCTCCGCTTTGTGGGCGTTGAAAAGGATAAGGATGCGCACTGGGTGTACTTCTCCGTAAAAATGCCCCCCAAACCTGCCACTACCATTTATCTGCGCCACCGCTTACTCCTGGATACTTTTCAGGACCAAATGAATATTGTGAATCTGGAGGGCGGTGGTAAAAAGCAAAGCGCCCTGTTTCGCGCCGGCAACGACGAGCAGCAACTCAGGTTTTAG
- a CDS encoding winged helix-turn-helix domain-containing protein, protein MKELLLAGVPFRFDGRLWLQGPDDRFMGIGRLELLEHIAALGSISQAARAMNMSYKRAWDLVASMNAQVRTPLVQTQTGGKRGGGAGLTPAGEQAVADFRAMHARFAAFLADETARLYS, encoded by the coding sequence ATGAAAGAATTGCTCCTAGCCGGCGTGCCGTTTCGCTTTGATGGCCGGCTGTGGCTGCAAGGCCCCGACGACCGGTTTATGGGCATTGGCCGCTTGGAGCTGCTGGAACACATCGCGGCCCTGGGCTCTATCTCGCAGGCGGCCCGTGCTATGAACATGTCCTACAAGCGCGCCTGGGACCTAGTAGCTTCCATGAACGCGCAAGTGCGTACGCCCCTAGTACAGACCCAGACGGGCGGCAAGCGCGGCGGCGGGGCAGGCCTCACCCCGGCGGGAGAACAGGCGGTGGCCGATTTTCGCGCTATGCATGCCCGGTTCGCCGCATTCCTGGCCGACGAGACAGCTCGACTTTATTCTTAA
- a CDS encoding molybdopterin-binding protein — protein MSFPLLATGWLVLMGGADGYQAVCALPEIDSAFAVQTILLADQLDGQPLPAKNAPYQLVVPLEKQPVRWVRQLTGLRVVKVYESVTLPRIALP, from the coding sequence GTGAGCTTTCCATTACTGGCTACCGGCTGGCTGGTGTTGATGGGTGGCGCCGACGGCTACCAAGCCGTGTGTGCCCTGCCCGAAATTGACTCTGCCTTTGCGGTCCAAACCATCCTGCTGGCCGATCAACTCGACGGGCAGCCCTTGCCAGCCAAAAATGCCCCCTACCAGCTTGTCGTACCCTTGGAAAAGCAGCCCGTCCGCTGGGTGCGTCAACTCACGGGTCTACGCGTGGTTAAGGTGTACGAATCAGTAACTCTCCCACGTATTGCCTTACCCTGA
- a CDS encoding TonB-dependent receptor plug domain-containing protein — protein sequence MRSTLNEVVVSASRVEESFLQSPVTVEKLNARAIRLTPAPSFFDALEHLKGVQVLTLSLGFRVLNARGFTNTTNVRFAQLVDGVDNQAPHIGGPIGNVLGPSDLDIQSVEVVPGTAAALYGLNAINGLANFQTKNPFSFQGLSVRQQTGLNHLNDPNVRTLGLGGSSEKLYSETSVRYAQVLVPEKLAFKINGTYLRANDWIANDQTDLFAQGNATTGLFGVNNPARDPVNSYGNESSDRSTLTLGGSSTRWPAPATTSGI from the coding sequence GTGCGCAGCACCCTGAATGAAGTAGTGGTGTCGGCCTCCCGGGTGGAAGAAAGCTTTCTGCAGTCGCCGGTCACGGTGGAGAAGCTTAATGCCCGCGCTATCAGGCTGACGCCCGCGCCCTCGTTTTTCGACGCCTTGGAGCATCTAAAAGGCGTGCAGGTCCTGACACTCAGTTTGGGGTTTCGAGTTCTCAATGCTCGGGGCTTCACCAACACGACCAACGTGCGCTTCGCTCAGCTCGTGGACGGCGTCGACAACCAGGCCCCGCACATCGGCGGGCCCATTGGAAATGTATTGGGTCCCAGCGACCTGGATATCCAGAGCGTGGAAGTGGTGCCCGGCACGGCCGCGGCCCTTTACGGACTCAACGCCATCAACGGGCTGGCTAATTTTCAGACCAAGAACCCGTTCTCCTTCCAAGGGCTGAGCGTGCGCCAGCAAACAGGGCTCAACCATCTGAATGACCCCAATGTGCGGACCCTCGGTCTGGGCGGTTCGTCGGAAAAACTCTACTCGGAAACCAGTGTGCGCTACGCCCAGGTGTTGGTGCCCGAGAAGCTGGCCTTCAAAATCAACGGCACCTACCTGCGCGCCAACGACTGGATTGCCAACGACCAGACCGACCTGTTTGCCCAGGGCAACGCGACGACCGGGCTCTTCGGCGTCAACAACCCGGCTCGTGACCCGGTGAACAGTTACGGCAATGAATCCTCGGACCGCAGCACGCTCACGCTCGGGGGCAGCAGTACACGGTGGCCCGCACCGGCTACGACGAGCGGGATTTAG